The following are encoded in a window of Atribacterota bacterium genomic DNA:
- a CDS encoding TRAP transporter substrate-binding protein, giving the protein MKSRFIPIILVIISFAVNFGFAAGTSSLNFPDASKDPKVTLSWGNTAAAEDLSTKGMERVAELIKERSGGSLIINTFPASQLGTAVTQMEMVIAGSIDIFTEGSNYMADFGVPDRNIASMYFQIPSMEHALKFINSDLYKSWEDVFLANTGLRTLASNWMRPPVVIASNVPLNTYEDFQGLKIRALPSKFTLAALESIGTNPTAVAYNEVYLALQQGIIDATIATRDAVYKMNFYQVSKYLLMYELGYVNFSVWMNENKFQSLTQAQQEILSKTCKEVGDWYAETVREELDSYVDEMVKHGIELINLPEEEIPKFRAATTKLIEQYEEDGTFSAGLSEKFFNALGLEK; this is encoded by the coding sequence ATGAAAAGCAGGTTTATTCCAATAATATTAGTGATTATCAGTTTTGCTGTTAATTTTGGATTTGCTGCTGGAACATCTTCTTTAAATTTCCCTGACGCATCAAAGGATCCAAAAGTCACCCTTTCATGGGGTAATACAGCAGCTGCAGAAGACTTATCTACAAAGGGAATGGAAAGGGTTGCCGAATTAATAAAAGAAAGAAGTGGTGGGTCTCTTATAATAAATACTTTCCCCGCTTCTCAGCTTGGAACTGCTGTTACTCAAATGGAAATGGTAATAGCTGGTAGTATTGATATTTTTACAGAAGGTTCTAATTACATGGCTGATTTTGGTGTTCCTGATCGCAATATAGCTAGCATGTATTTCCAGATTCCAAGTATGGAGCATGCTTTGAAATTTATTAATAGCGATCTTTATAAATCTTGGGAAGATGTATTTTTAGCAAATACTGGATTAAGGACTCTTGCCAGCAACTGGATGCGTCCACCTGTAGTAATTGCATCGAATGTTCCTCTTAACACCTATGAGGATTTTCAAGGATTAAAAATTCGAGCTCTTCCTTCAAAATTTACACTGGCTGCTTTGGAATCAATTGGTACAAACCCCACGGCGGTTGCCTATAATGAAGTGTATTTAGCATTGCAACAAGGTATTATTGATGCGACTATAGCTACACGAGATGCAGTATATAAGATGAATTTTTATCAGGTCTCCAAATATCTTTTAATGTATGAGCTTGGTTATGTAAATTTCTCAGTATGGATGAATGAAAATAAATTTCAGTCTCTGACACAAGCTCAACAAGAAATATTATCCAAAACATGTAAAGAGGTTGGAGATTGGTATGCAGAAACTGTAAGGGAAGAGTTAGATAGCTATGTTGACGAGATGGTTAAGCATGGTATAGAGCTCATTAATCTTCCTGAGGAAGAGATACCAAAATTTAGAGCAGCTACCACCAAACTGATTGAACAATATGAGGAAGATGGAACATTTAGTGCAGGATTGTCTGAGAAATTTTTTAATGCGCTTGGATTGGAAAAATAG
- a CDS encoding TRAP transporter small permease, translating into MRLLNYTVFYITKILKFLGNITLIAILLTITLGIVSRYVFSKPFTWTEELATFLMVCLGYISAAIVTVAKKHIVADFLIKRVPQKIQTIMLFLSRFIAISVFAMICLSSYKMLTTPSVYKSAALGLPRQIYYMPLFSMSIFMIFAILVDILNDIFPGYNVQADVNRKEEEMAIKEELIEMNDAKDKINLFLQDSKQSVIEDEKD; encoded by the coding sequence TTGAGATTGTTGAATTACACAGTCTTCTATATAACAAAAATACTAAAATTCTTAGGAAACATTACCCTAATAGCAATATTGCTTACTATAACCCTCGGTATAGTTAGTCGATATGTATTTAGTAAACCATTTACTTGGACAGAAGAACTTGCTACTTTTTTAATGGTCTGTCTTGGATATATAAGTGCTGCTATAGTAACAGTGGCAAAAAAGCATATTGTAGCTGATTTTTTAATTAAAAGAGTACCACAAAAAATACAAACAATAATGTTGTTTTTAAGTAGATTTATTGCAATTAGTGTATTTGCAATGATTTGTCTAAGTTCATACAAAATGTTAACCACCCCATCTGTTTATAAGAGTGCAGCATTGGGATTGCCGAGGCAAATTTATTACATGCCTCTTTTTTCCATGTCAATATTTATGATTTTTGCGATACTAGTAGATATTCTTAACGATATCTTCCCTGGTTACAATGTCCAAGCGGATGTAAACCGAAAGGAAGAAGAAATGGCTATCAAAGAGGAATTGATAGAGATGAATGACGCCAAAGATAAAATTAACCTGTTCTTACAGGATTCAAAACAGTCTGTTATTGAAGATGAAAAGGATTAA